A stretch of Amycolatopsis balhimycina FH 1894 DNA encodes these proteins:
- a CDS encoding family 78 glycoside hydrolase catalytic domain codes for MKRRTVVVALALVAAVTPTTASAEPAHGGPLPPTSLRADGQVSNVLTASPQPTFAWTVNDTGRAETQTAYEIRVDGPRSHWDSGRVPSANSVDVTYSGPALDSDRTYQWSVRTWNSQGRPSPWSAPAKFDTGLLRPADWSAWWLQVDDGALVRGSFDVTKPVARARLYLGAQGVAEPHLNGARVQSDRVLDSAVTDYAARVLYRDLDVTNLVKPGRNALAFMAGKGQYTGRPALVAQLNVTYADGSTARFGTGPDWKAHAGPVTGDDFYYGETYDARKEIAGWDTAGFDAGAWPAAVAVAPAAHRQSLAQGKPVTALDTTTCCGWSPAAATDGIDGSSDASEGYHSAIESNADSTKWVQVDLGSAQKLGSVALFPARPTNDPAGDFTGAGFPVRYRVQVSDDPAFTTATTVADRTDADQANPGTAAVTLPANVTGRYVRVTATKLACVGTSCTFRLAEVGVYGPNPAVVDSGVTQLQPDTTPPARIVANFKPVKETRPAPGVRVYDFGQNRTGQATLRAAQPAGTTASLKKGEILDANGRVTTANISFTGSEPPRQTDHYTFSGTGTETYLPHFNYAGFRYAELTGVPDDAAVTVTAQEIHTDVASTGGFDTSDPGLDQIQAAVTQTQLNNLESIQMDCPTRERHGWLGDAADSDQEAMANFDMQAFYTKWLGDMVTSRNADGSLPSVAPVNGRTDWATDPAWGTAYPQIIWDSYTQYGNARLLATHYDHVKAWVDYLGTISDADHVVVNPPTSWGDDWLSTVSTPHGYFQTGFSYFDTTLLAKMAGVLGKQADATKYNALAGQIATGFLKRFYSAETGVFGTGTQLSYALPLVFGLVPAGREQSTVDRLVADVASHQNHVTTGFVGTTLVFQALGRYQRNDVALAIAQRTDYPSFGYMVNQGPGTIWEKWDNSSAPDGTSSKDHIGLGGAIGQWFQQQLAGIQPGTPGWREFTLSPAVAGNLTHVTASQQTVRGTVVSSWRRDGSTLTYHATVPVGAKATIRLPLLGGKQSSVRENGRTIFADGHAAQPDPGLTVGKADDETLTLTAGSGDYTFTVTPPRTPYTRLALTTGTPVPITAGAGGEIPVVVEGRSTVAGQATLGAQAPAGWTVTATPAGIPLTPATSETPASVRISVPAGAESGVYPVTLTVKVPRGEEAKTTVNVPVFGSWASGTTASASSEHAPNVVGSATRTYLAANAIDHDLATFWNDDTDSRYPDTLTVTAPAATALAGVGFASHPDGVPTEFTVQTWDGAQWADQVHVAGNTAVYRWIPFPAPVTTTQVRIVVVAAQNSFSRIAEVSP; via the coding sequence ATGAAGAGGCGAACCGTTGTCGTCGCGCTCGCGCTCGTCGCGGCGGTCACACCCACTACCGCGTCGGCGGAGCCCGCGCACGGCGGCCCGCTGCCGCCGACGTCGCTGCGAGCCGACGGCCAGGTGTCGAACGTCCTGACCGCCAGTCCACAGCCGACGTTCGCCTGGACGGTTAACGACACCGGACGTGCGGAAACCCAGACGGCGTACGAGATCCGCGTCGACGGACCGCGTTCTCACTGGGACTCCGGGCGCGTGCCGTCGGCGAACTCGGTCGACGTCACCTACAGCGGGCCGGCATTGGACAGCGACCGCACCTACCAGTGGTCGGTGCGGACCTGGAACAGCCAGGGCCGCCCGTCGCCGTGGTCGGCGCCCGCGAAGTTCGACACCGGCCTGCTCCGGCCCGCCGACTGGTCTGCGTGGTGGCTGCAGGTCGACGACGGCGCGCTCGTCCGGGGCAGCTTCGACGTCACCAAGCCCGTCGCCCGCGCCCGGCTGTACCTCGGCGCCCAGGGCGTCGCGGAGCCGCATCTCAACGGCGCCCGCGTCCAGTCCGACCGGGTGCTCGACTCCGCGGTGACCGACTACGCCGCGCGCGTGCTCTACCGCGATCTCGACGTCACGAACCTGGTCAAGCCCGGCCGCAACGCGCTCGCGTTCATGGCCGGGAAGGGCCAGTACACCGGCCGTCCGGCGCTCGTCGCACAGCTGAACGTCACCTACGCCGACGGTTCGACCGCGCGCTTCGGCACCGGCCCGGACTGGAAGGCCCACGCGGGCCCGGTGACCGGCGACGACTTCTACTACGGCGAAACCTACGACGCCCGCAAGGAGATCGCGGGCTGGGACACCGCCGGGTTCGATGCCGGCGCCTGGCCCGCCGCCGTCGCGGTGGCCCCGGCGGCCCACCGCCAGAGCCTGGCGCAGGGGAAGCCGGTCACCGCACTCGACACGACGACCTGCTGCGGCTGGTCTCCGGCGGCGGCGACCGACGGGATCGACGGCTCGAGCGACGCGTCGGAGGGCTACCACTCCGCCATCGAGTCGAACGCCGACAGCACGAAGTGGGTGCAGGTCGACCTCGGCTCGGCGCAGAAGCTCGGCTCGGTGGCGCTGTTCCCGGCCCGGCCGACCAACGACCCCGCCGGAGACTTCACCGGCGCCGGCTTCCCGGTGCGCTACCGGGTCCAGGTCAGCGACGACCCGGCGTTCACCACCGCGACCACCGTCGCCGACCGCACGGACGCCGACCAGGCCAACCCGGGCACCGCGGCCGTCACCCTGCCCGCGAACGTCACCGGCCGGTACGTCCGGGTGACCGCGACGAAACTCGCCTGCGTCGGCACCAGCTGTACCTTCCGGCTGGCGGAGGTCGGCGTGTACGGGCCGAATCCGGCGGTGGTCGACAGCGGAGTCACGCAGCTGCAGCCCGACACCACCCCGCCGGCCCGTATCGTCGCGAACTTCAAGCCGGTGAAGGAAACCCGGCCCGCGCCGGGAGTGCGCGTCTACGACTTCGGCCAGAACCGCACCGGCCAGGCGACCCTGCGCGCCGCGCAGCCGGCCGGGACGACGGCGTCGCTGAAGAAGGGGGAGATCCTCGATGCGAACGGCCGCGTCACGACCGCGAACATCAGCTTCACCGGCTCCGAACCGCCGCGGCAGACCGACCACTACACGTTCAGCGGCACCGGGACCGAGACGTACCTGCCGCACTTCAACTACGCCGGCTTCCGCTACGCCGAGCTGACCGGTGTTCCGGACGACGCCGCCGTCACCGTGACCGCGCAGGAGATCCACACCGATGTCGCCTCGACGGGCGGGTTCGACACGTCGGACCCGGGGCTCGACCAGATCCAGGCCGCCGTCACACAGACGCAGCTGAACAACCTCGAGTCGATCCAGATGGACTGCCCGACCCGGGAACGCCACGGCTGGCTCGGTGACGCCGCCGACTCCGACCAGGAGGCGATGGCCAACTTCGACATGCAGGCGTTCTACACGAAGTGGCTCGGCGACATGGTGACCAGCCGCAACGCCGACGGCAGCCTGCCGTCGGTCGCGCCGGTCAACGGCCGCACCGACTGGGCCACCGACCCCGCGTGGGGCACCGCGTACCCGCAGATCATCTGGGACTCCTACACCCAGTACGGCAACGCGCGGCTGCTCGCGACCCACTACGACCACGTCAAGGCGTGGGTCGACTACCTCGGCACGATCAGCGACGCCGACCACGTCGTCGTCAACCCGCCGACGTCCTGGGGCGACGACTGGCTCTCGACGGTCAGCACCCCGCACGGCTACTTCCAGACCGGCTTCTCCTACTTCGACACGACGCTGCTCGCGAAGATGGCCGGAGTCCTGGGAAAGCAGGCCGACGCCACGAAGTACAACGCCCTGGCCGGGCAGATCGCGACGGGCTTCCTGAAGCGCTTCTACTCCGCCGAGACCGGTGTCTTCGGCACCGGGACGCAGCTGTCCTACGCGCTGCCGCTCGTGTTCGGGCTCGTTCCGGCCGGACGTGAGCAGTCCACAGTAGACCGTCTGGTCGCCGACGTCGCGTCGCACCAGAACCACGTCACGACCGGGTTCGTCGGTACCACGCTGGTGTTCCAGGCTCTGGGCAGGTACCAGCGCAACGACGTCGCGCTCGCGATCGCGCAGCGCACCGACTACCCGAGCTTCGGGTACATGGTGAACCAGGGCCCGGGGACCATCTGGGAGAAGTGGGACAACTCGTCGGCGCCGGACGGCACGTCGTCGAAGGATCACATCGGGCTCGGCGGCGCGATCGGGCAGTGGTTCCAGCAGCAGCTGGCCGGGATCCAGCCCGGCACCCCGGGCTGGCGCGAGTTCACGCTCTCGCCCGCCGTCGCCGGCAACCTCACCCACGTGACGGCGTCGCAGCAGACCGTGCGGGGAACCGTGGTGAGTTCGTGGCGGCGCGACGGCAGCACCCTCACCTACCACGCGACGGTTCCGGTCGGCGCGAAGGCGACGATCCGGCTGCCGCTGCTCGGCGGCAAGCAGTCGTCGGTACGGGAGAACGGGCGAACGATCTTCGCCGACGGCCACGCCGCTCAACCCGACCCCGGCCTGACGGTCGGCAAGGCCGACGACGAAACACTCACCCTGACCGCCGGTTCGGGGGACTACACGTTCACCGTGACACCGCCGCGCACGCCGTACACCCGGCTCGCGCTCACCACGGGCACGCCTGTCCCGATCACCGCGGGCGCCGGCGGGGAAATCCCGGTGGTCGTCGAAGGCCGGTCCACTGTGGCCGGTCAAGCGACGCTCGGAGCGCAGGCCCCGGCGGGCTGGACCGTGACGGCGACCCCGGCCGGGATCCCGTTGACTCCGGCCACTTCCGAGACGCCGGCGAGTGTGCGGATCAGCGTGCCCGCCGGCGCCGAGAGTGGTGTCTACCCGGTGACGCTGACCGTGAAGGTGCCTCGTGGGGAGGAGGCGAAGACGACGGTGAACGTGCCGGTGTTCGGCAGCTGGGCGAGCGGGACGACGGCGTCGGCGTCGAGCGAGCACGCGCCGAACGTGGTGGGCAGCGCGACCCGCACCTATCTCGCGGCGAACGCGATCGACCACGACCTGGCGACGTTCTGGAACGACGACACCGACAGCCGGTACCCGGACACCCTGACCGTGACGGCGCCGGCCGCGACCGCGCTGGCCGGCGTCGGTTTCGCGTCCCATCCGGACGGTGTGCCGACCGAATTCACCGTGCAGACCTGGGACGGTGCGCAGTGGGCCGACCAGGTCCACGTCGCCGGCAACACCGCGGTGTACCGGTGGATCCCGTTCCCGGCCCCGGTGACCACGACCCAGGTGCGGATCGTCGTCGTGGCCGCGCAGAACAGCTTTTCACGGATCGCGGAGGTGTCGCCCTGA
- a CDS encoding family 43 glycosylhydrolase, producing the protein MKILRPLVFTLVAMLALALPASAAPFTTTVTNFDAQGHQVIRFDTHGDSVDAHDGEIAFFNGTYYLYGTSYDCGFAWQATTSPFCGFKVYTSPDLVHWTDRGRLFEPTGVWQTRCNGATYGCFRPHVGYNARTRQYVLWVNVYDNQVGFRVLTSPSPAGPFTEAPVPTLAVNNNAPVGGVNNGDHDVFVDTDGTGYLAYTDWRTNGDLVVERLSGDYRTGTGHYTRLGQQQTEAPALFKRGTVYYLTYSDPNCGYCAGTGTSYRTAANPLGPWSAPAKISADSCGGQPAFVSAIPTTSGTTYLYASDLWNDRQRNEALANYYWAPLTFTAAGAIEPISCQSSFSLTLATGAPGHQIPPRDVDQADGVSGFRWYCDIGSGVARFQTFVPGRTGTLSAVSYTSFQAGNPDAGLEISVYRANDAFQPTGDALSSTLVPAAQIGWSPRDVTVAPGISVVAGQRYGLLVRSATTTGCYGLAYNDSSPYPGGGEAYSNDDGSTFRAEADRSLKFSTSISKQPTPTS; encoded by the coding sequence ATGAAGATTCTTCGCCCACTCGTCTTCACGCTCGTGGCGATGCTTGCCTTGGCGCTCCCCGCGAGCGCGGCACCGTTCACCACGACCGTGACCAACTTCGACGCGCAGGGCCACCAGGTCATCCGGTTCGACACGCACGGCGACTCGGTGGATGCTCACGACGGCGAGATCGCCTTCTTCAACGGGACCTACTACCTCTACGGCACCAGCTACGACTGCGGATTCGCTTGGCAGGCCACGACTTCGCCGTTCTGCGGGTTCAAGGTCTACACCTCCCCCGACCTGGTCCACTGGACCGACCGGGGACGGCTCTTCGAGCCCACCGGCGTCTGGCAGACCCGCTGCAACGGGGCCACGTACGGGTGCTTCCGGCCGCACGTCGGCTACAACGCGCGGACCCGCCAGTACGTGCTCTGGGTGAACGTCTACGACAACCAGGTCGGCTTCCGCGTGCTCACCAGCCCGTCACCGGCCGGACCGTTCACCGAAGCACCGGTGCCGACGCTCGCGGTGAACAACAACGCCCCGGTGGGCGGGGTGAACAACGGAGACCACGACGTCTTCGTCGACACCGACGGCACCGGATACCTCGCCTACACCGACTGGCGCACGAACGGCGACCTCGTCGTGGAGCGGCTCTCGGGCGACTACCGCACCGGAACGGGCCACTACACCCGGCTCGGCCAGCAGCAGACCGAGGCGCCGGCGCTGTTCAAGCGCGGCACCGTCTACTACCTGACCTACTCCGACCCGAACTGCGGTTACTGCGCGGGCACCGGGACGTCGTACCGGACCGCCGCGAACCCGCTCGGCCCGTGGTCGGCGCCGGCCAAAATCAGCGCGGACTCGTGCGGCGGGCAACCGGCGTTCGTTTCGGCGATCCCGACGACCTCGGGCACGACCTACCTCTACGCCAGCGACCTCTGGAACGACAGGCAACGCAACGAAGCTCTGGCGAACTACTACTGGGCTCCCCTGACCTTCACCGCCGCCGGGGCGATCGAGCCGATCAGTTGTCAGAGCTCGTTCTCCCTCACCCTGGCGACCGGCGCACCCGGACACCAGATCCCGCCGCGGGACGTCGATCAGGCGGACGGGGTGAGCGGCTTCCGCTGGTACTGCGACATCGGCTCCGGCGTGGCCCGGTTCCAGACGTTCGTGCCCGGCCGGACCGGCACGCTGTCCGCCGTCTCATACACGAGCTTCCAGGCCGGCAACCCCGACGCGGGCCTCGAAATCAGCGTCTACCGGGCGAACGACGCGTTCCAGCCGACCGGTGACGCGCTGAGCTCGACGCTGGTGCCGGCCGCGCAGATCGGCTGGTCACCGCGCGACGTCACGGTGGCGCCGGGCATCTCCGTCGTGGCCGGGCAACGGTACGGCCTGCTGGTCCGCTCGGCGACCACCACGGGCTGCTATGGCCTGGCGTACAACGACTCCAGCCCGTACCCCGGCGGCGGAGAGGCCTACAGCAACGACGACGGCTCGACCTTCCGCGCCGAAGCCGACCGCTCCCTCAAGTTCTCGACGAGCATCAGCAAGCAGCCGACGCCGACGTCATGA
- a CDS encoding patatin-like phospholipase family protein encodes MTLQENGSPTRAVVLGGGGTVGVAWQTGLLAGLREAGVDLAEAPAIVGTSAGSLVGALLAGGRDVTDALAILAEVGKKLDFDSLGAGSQSFLDASRQAVFAADPRQALRAIGSAAQEASTALTEDDYLGLLGTLDGVAWPAGFRCTAIDTGTGELVVWGEESGVPLLHAVAASCVVPMLFPAVTINGNHYMDGGIVNHLNAAAAPPSDVLVAVSCLPLEAPSGAPGSDRSPSTIKADAEVAQLRENTRVVAVDPDFGDLEAPVKMMDQETAGRAFHIGRRQAEREAAAIRAVWDF; translated from the coding sequence ATGACTCTTCAAGAAAATGGCTCACCCACCCGCGCGGTCGTTCTCGGCGGCGGCGGCACCGTTGGCGTCGCTTGGCAGACGGGTCTGCTCGCCGGACTGCGTGAAGCCGGCGTCGACTTGGCGGAAGCACCGGCGATCGTGGGAACGTCGGCGGGATCCCTGGTCGGTGCGCTGCTGGCCGGCGGTCGTGACGTCACCGACGCGCTCGCCATCTTGGCGGAGGTGGGGAAGAAGCTCGACTTCGACAGCTTGGGGGCGGGCTCGCAAAGCTTCCTGGACGCGTCGCGCCAAGCCGTCTTCGCTGCCGACCCGCGGCAAGCGCTGCGGGCGATCGGCTCGGCAGCACAGGAAGCGTCGACCGCACTCACCGAAGACGACTACCTCGGCCTGCTCGGAACACTCGACGGTGTCGCCTGGCCCGCCGGGTTCCGCTGCACGGCGATCGACACCGGCACCGGCGAGCTTGTCGTGTGGGGCGAAGAATCCGGTGTTCCGCTGCTGCACGCGGTCGCGGCCAGTTGCGTCGTACCGATGTTGTTCCCCGCCGTCACCATCAACGGAAACCACTACATGGACGGCGGAATCGTGAACCACCTGAACGCCGCGGCGGCGCCACCGAGCGACGTTCTCGTGGCCGTGTCCTGCCTGCCGCTCGAGGCCCCGAGTGGCGCACCCGGCAGCGATCGATCCCCTTCGACGATCAAGGCGGACGCCGAAGTGGCCCAGCTGCGCGAAAACACCCGGGTGGTGGCCGTCGACCCCGACTTCGGCGACCTCGAAGCGCCGGTGAAGATGATGGACCAGGAGACCGCCGGCCGGGCGTTCCACATCGGCAGGCGCCAGGCCGAACGCGAGGCGGCAGCGATCCGGGCCGTCTGGGACTTCTGA
- a CDS encoding amidohydrolase family protein, whose product MALIAIEEHWNLPELTSAVKALPEDRGDPSVVFDELDGNLERLHDIGDARIAAMDAQGVDLQILSLAPPGTQPLEPADARTLSRRANDIAAEAVGRYPARLRAFATLPMADPEAAAAELGRAAGLGFVGAMVYGRTAGTPLDDSRYDDLFAAAAALRQPIFLHPQIPSRTVRDAVYSGFDPMTDLALATFGWGWHVEAAVAALRLIVRGTFDRHPDLQLVLGHWGERWTSRSSSSSSRPTKTAASSPQATPAPFSGSTSHHGRNSNDSSRKWLTHPRGRSRRRRHRWRRLADGSARRTA is encoded by the coding sequence GTGGCACTGATCGCGATCGAAGAACATTGGAACCTGCCCGAGCTCACCTCGGCGGTGAAGGCACTCCCGGAAGACCGCGGTGACCCGAGCGTCGTGTTCGACGAGCTGGACGGCAACCTCGAGCGCCTCCACGACATCGGCGATGCCCGGATCGCCGCGATGGACGCCCAGGGCGTCGACCTGCAGATCCTCTCGCTGGCGCCACCCGGGACACAGCCGCTGGAGCCGGCGGACGCACGTACCCTGAGCAGGCGGGCCAATGACATCGCGGCCGAGGCCGTCGGCCGGTACCCGGCGCGGCTGCGGGCCTTCGCCACCCTGCCGATGGCGGACCCGGAGGCCGCCGCCGCGGAGCTCGGACGCGCGGCCGGTCTAGGGTTCGTCGGGGCGATGGTCTACGGGCGGACGGCCGGGACGCCGCTGGACGACTCGCGTTACGACGACCTGTTCGCCGCCGCCGCGGCCCTGCGGCAGCCGATCTTCCTCCACCCGCAGATTCCCTCGCGCACGGTCCGCGACGCCGTTTACAGCGGCTTCGACCCGATGACCGATCTGGCCTTGGCGACGTTCGGCTGGGGGTGGCACGTAGAGGCAGCGGTCGCCGCTTTGCGCCTGATCGTCCGCGGCACCTTCGATCGCCACCCGGACCTGCAGCTCGTGCTCGGCCACTGGGGCGAACGGTGGACATCGAGAAGTTCCTCATCGAGTTCCCGACCGACGAAGACCGCGGCAAGTTCACCGCAGGCAACGCCTGCTCCCTTTTCGGGATCGACATCACATCACGGAAGGAACAGCAATGACTCTTCAAGAAAATGGCTCACCCACCCGCGCGGTCGTTCTCGGCGGCGGCGGCACCGTTGGCGTCGCTTGGCAGACGGGTCTGCTCGCCGGACTGCGTGA
- a CDS encoding TetR/AcrR family transcriptional regulator: protein MTETSRDAKRARTAQRILDAARQEFATRGFEGATIRGIAGAAGVDASLVMQHYGSKAALFTAAVQLPSDDAESAAEHLLEVLAKRLRELPPETSALVRSMLTVPEAADTMRSYLDERVDNLARSLEGDDAHLRALITVSGILGLTITQHFLKLRAFDDASHEGLLRAARGWTEYLSRDS from the coding sequence ATGACCGAGACCTCCCGCGACGCCAAACGCGCCCGTACCGCCCAGCGGATCCTCGACGCCGCGCGGCAGGAATTCGCGACCCGTGGCTTCGAGGGCGCGACGATCCGGGGCATCGCCGGCGCGGCGGGCGTGGACGCCTCGCTGGTGATGCAGCACTACGGCTCGAAGGCGGCTCTGTTCACCGCCGCCGTTCAGCTGCCCAGCGACGATGCCGAGAGCGCCGCCGAGCACCTGCTGGAGGTCCTCGCCAAGCGGCTGCGCGAACTGCCCCCGGAGACGAGCGCACTCGTCAGGTCGATGCTCACGGTGCCGGAAGCCGCTGACACGATGCGGTCCTATCTCGACGAACGCGTCGACAACCTCGCCCGGTCACTGGAGGGCGATGACGCCCACCTGCGCGCCCTGATCACCGTGAGCGGCATCCTCGGCCTGACGATCACGCAGCACTTCCTGAAGCTGCGCGCCTTTGACGATGCTTCCCACGAAGGGTTGCTGCGGGCCGCGCGCGGCTGGACCGAATATTTGTCCCGCGACTCGTAG
- a CDS encoding FAD-dependent monooxygenase, producing MGRPGAWSSSASGVGTQVEVEVRADLTVACDGRRSVLRAASGLPVREFEVPFDLTRAQSARRQPRAGNDRLLLTGPTSRGTNIRSSRARPAATLRGKHRQRRAASGSAA from the coding sequence ATCGGTCGTCCGGGCGCATGGTCGTCGTCGGCGTCCGGTGTCGGTACCCAGGTCGAGGTCGAGGTCCGGGCCGATCTCACGGTCGCCTGCGATGGCCGTCGTTCTGTTCTGCGTGCGGCGTCGGGTCTGCCGGTGAGGGAGTTCGAAGTTCCGTTCGACCTGACCCGCGCCCAGTCTGCGCGGCGGCAACCGCGTGCAGGCAACGATCGCCTGCTGCTGACCGGTCCTACGAGTCGCGGGACAAATATTCGGTCCAGCCGCGCGCGGCCCGCAGCAACCCTTCGTGGGAAGCATCGTCAAAGGCGCGCAGCTTCAGGAAGTGCTGCGTGA
- a CDS encoding MIP/aquaporin family protein: protein MHVALVRRLFAELAGTAILCTFGIGAAVAVTAASAGGGGLLIVALAHGLALAVAIYAFGATSGGHFNPTVTLALAARGKFAWREVPAYLVAQLLGGFLAAVLVYAAYTSTALDAGLGATSFGPSVSFAQAMLAEAVGAFILVIAVFALAVSPDAPRGVHGFGIGLALATQIMVFGPLTGASVNLARTLGPDVVLSLTGRSVPWAQLAAYLVAPVVGGLAAAFLHDLVTRRASAKTVTTKQV, encoded by the coding sequence GTGCATGTCGCACTGGTTCGCCGTCTGTTCGCGGAGCTGGCCGGCACCGCGATCTTGTGCACATTCGGTATAGGCGCAGCCGTGGCGGTCACTGCCGCCTCGGCCGGCGGCGGAGGCCTGCTGATCGTCGCGCTGGCGCACGGTCTCGCGCTCGCCGTGGCCATCTACGCCTTCGGCGCGACATCCGGCGGCCATTTCAATCCCACTGTCACCCTCGCCCTGGCCGCGCGCGGCAAGTTCGCCTGGCGCGAGGTTCCTGCTTACCTGGTGGCTCAGCTTCTTGGCGGATTCCTCGCCGCGGTACTGGTCTACGCGGCGTACACGAGCACCGCACTCGACGCCGGCCTCGGCGCGACATCCTTCGGGCCGAGCGTCTCCTTTGCACAGGCCATGCTCGCCGAAGCCGTGGGCGCCTTCATCCTGGTCATCGCCGTGTTCGCGTTGGCCGTCTCGCCGGACGCACCACGAGGCGTGCACGGGTTCGGCATCGGCTTGGCGTTGGCGACCCAGATCATGGTGTTCGGACCGCTCACCGGCGCATCGGTGAACCTGGCCCGCACCCTCGGCCCAGACGTCGTGCTGTCTCTGACCGGCCGGAGCGTGCCCTGGGCTCAACTGGCCGCATACCTCGTCGCACCCGTCGTGGGTGGCCTGGCCGCGGCGTTCCTGCACGATCTCGTGACACGTCGTGCATCAGCGAAAACCGTTACCACGAAACAGGTATGA
- a CDS encoding SDR family NAD(P)-dependent oxidoreductase, whose protein sequence is MDLDLAGKRVLVTGASRGIGLATVEAFVAEGAEVVAVSRKNTPELEATGATFVSADLLDPGAPRRVLDTVLASDPRLDVLVNNAGGGDAFDADLLDPIGGSGAAWDDVLALNLRAAVEMTRAALPALSRARGAIVNISSSSARDPRGVPLSYAAAKAGLSAFSRGLAEKLGETGVRVNVVTPGATRTAIQTSPDGYVGRLSASMGVDHESFLAAMPEQSGMVTGKLIEPAEIARAVLLLASPAMPSAVGSNWIVDGGALKTP, encoded by the coding sequence ATGGATCTGGATCTTGCGGGCAAGCGTGTCCTCGTGACGGGGGCGAGCCGGGGCATCGGGCTGGCGACGGTCGAGGCGTTCGTCGCCGAAGGCGCCGAAGTCGTCGCCGTGTCGCGGAAGAACACCCCTGAGCTCGAAGCCACCGGCGCGACGTTCGTGTCCGCCGACCTCCTCGACCCCGGCGCGCCGCGGCGGGTGCTCGACACCGTGCTCGCGAGCGACCCGCGCCTCGACGTGCTCGTCAACAACGCGGGCGGCGGGGATGCGTTCGACGCGGACCTCCTCGATCCCATCGGCGGTTCCGGCGCGGCGTGGGACGACGTGCTCGCGCTGAACCTGCGCGCCGCCGTGGAGATGACGCGGGCCGCGCTGCCGGCGTTGTCGCGGGCGCGGGGAGCGATCGTGAACATCAGCTCGAGTTCCGCGCGCGACCCGCGTGGGGTGCCGCTGTCCTATGCCGCGGCCAAGGCCGGGCTGAGCGCGTTCTCCCGTGGGTTGGCGGAGAAACTGGGGGAGACGGGCGTCCGGGTCAACGTCGTCACCCCCGGCGCCACCCGGACCGCGATCCAGACGAGCCCGGACGGCTACGTGGGACGGCTGTCGGCGAGCATGGGCGTGGACCACGAGTCGTTTCTCGCGGCCATGCCGGAGCAGTCGGGAATGGTGACCGGCAAGCTGATCGAACCCGCTGAGATCGCCCGGGCGGTGCTGTTGCTGGCGTCGCCGGCGATGCCCAGCGCGGTCGGCTCCAACTGGATCGTCGACGGGGGCGCCCTCAAGACTCCGTGA
- a CDS encoding TetR/AcrR family transcriptional regulator, giving the protein MSADAEPRRLRADAERSTARILAAAEELLAVDPAATLERIADAAGLARATVHRRFSSRKALLEALTCLLNERYLHGLEQARVATAPPVAALYRLTELLFELKVDSRAIMELTADPATKMTPMSPEVTAGLELLFRRLREAGEITATDTAWCCALYLAVVHEAARLPADSPALGIAAGDVGARADLTYRTVLAALGGDRPHLELRDETSS; this is encoded by the coding sequence GTGAGCGCAGACGCCGAACCGAGGCGCTTGCGGGCGGACGCGGAGCGCAGCACGGCGCGGATCCTGGCGGCCGCCGAGGAGCTGCTCGCGGTCGATCCGGCCGCCACGCTGGAACGGATCGCCGACGCCGCGGGACTCGCGCGCGCCACCGTCCACCGCCGGTTCTCGTCCCGGAAGGCCCTGCTGGAGGCGCTGACCTGCCTGCTCAACGAGCGCTACCTGCACGGGCTCGAGCAGGCACGCGTGGCGACCGCGCCGCCCGTCGCGGCGCTGTACCGGCTGACCGAGCTGCTCTTCGAGCTCAAGGTCGACAGCCGGGCGATCATGGAACTCACCGCGGACCCGGCCACCAAGATGACACCGATGAGCCCGGAGGTCACGGCCGGGCTCGAGCTGCTGTTCAGGCGGTTGCGCGAAGCCGGCGAGATCACGGCCACCGATACGGCGTGGTGCTGCGCCCTCTACCTGGCCGTCGTTCACGAAGCAGCACGGCTGCCGGCGGACTCACCGGCACTGGGCATCGCGGCGGGTGACGTGGGCGCGCGGGCCGACCTGACCTACCGGACCGTGCTGGCCGCACTGGGAGGTGACCGGCCGCACCTTGAGCTTCGCGACGAAACCAGCTCCTGA
- a CDS encoding PadR family transcriptional regulator, with the protein MSEQTFLMLVALEEEPRHGYGVVQRVLEMSEGRVRLRVGTLYGVLDRLVADGWAEHDREEIHQGRLRRYYRLTGAGSAALVEQTRRLAANVDAASTVLRARGQWPRATEGRA; encoded by the coding sequence ATGTCCGAGCAGACCTTCCTGATGCTGGTCGCGTTGGAGGAGGAGCCGCGGCACGGGTACGGAGTCGTGCAGCGGGTGCTGGAGATGTCCGAGGGCCGGGTGCGGCTGCGGGTCGGCACCCTCTACGGCGTGCTGGACCGGCTGGTCGCCGACGGCTGGGCCGAGCACGACCGGGAGGAGATTCACCAGGGCAGGCTCCGTCGCTACTACCGGTTGACCGGGGCGGGCAGCGCGGCGCTGGTCGAGCAGACCCGGCGGCTGGCTGCCAACGTCGATGCCGCCAGCACGGTGTTGCGAGCCCGCGGCCAGTGGCCCCGTGCGACGGAAGGGCGGGCATGA